The stretch of DNA ATTTCGCGGTGCAATACCACTAATCTTAAAAGCTAATAGTAGCAATTCCTTGGTGCCTAAAAACAACTCGCCCAATCAAGCCATTACTGCAACTATACAGGATGCAATTTATCTGGGGTGTACTGCTATAGGCTTTACTATATATCCAGGTTCGAGTGATTCCCTTGACATGATTCAAGAGATAAGTGAACTAATCTCTGAAGCCAAGGCTTATGGACTTGCAACAGTGCTATGGTCATATCCCAGAGGTGGGGATATCACTAGAGATGGTGAAACAGCCTTGGACGTTATCGCCTATGCGACGCATATTGCCGCGTTAATGGGCGCTAATATAATAAAAGTAAAAATACCGTCCAGCGCCGTAGAGCTGGGTGCAACGCAAAATATATACTCTGAATCTAAAAAAGATTTTCAGGACATAGCAAAGCGGGTTGAGCATGTTATGCAGTCGGCGTTTGTTGGAAAGAGGTTGGTTGTATTTTCAGGAGGAGATGCTAAATCAGAGGAAGATATATATAGAGAAACTATTGGCATTCATGCAGGGGGGGGTAACGGCTCGATTATTGGGAGGAATAGCTTTCAAAGACCTTATCAAGAAGCGTTAAAACTCCTTTCTAATATTATAGCTATATATGCACAGAACGAGTACAGATAATTCTGTTACAAT from Candidatus Bandiella woodruffii encodes:
- a CDS encoding class I fructose-bisphosphate aldolase, with protein sequence MHLTAQVANILKNYTSETPAVKSNIVRILMSGKLAGTGKMVILPVDQGFEHGPSKSFAVNEAAYDPVYHVKLAIDAELNAYAAPKGMLEAIPDEFRGAIPLILKANSSNSLVPKNNSPNQAITATIQDAIYLGCTAIGFTIYPGSSDSLDMIQEISELISEAKAYGLATVLWSYPRGGDITRDGETALDVIAYATHIAALMGANIIKVKIPSSAVELGATQNIYSESKKDFQDIAKRVEHVMQSAFVGKRLVVFSGGDAKSEEDIYRETIGIHAGGGNGSIIGRNSFQRPYQEALKLLSNIIAIYAQNEYR